From Oikeobacillus pervagus, the proteins below share one genomic window:
- a CDS encoding MBL fold metallo-hydrolase — protein sequence MGMQFSVLASGSTGNATFIETEEHSFLVDAGFSGKKMESLFSQIDRKISDLSGIFVTHEHSDHIKGVGVLARKYKLPIYANEKTWRAMDRLIGDVPTEQKFIFNMESVKSFGDCDIESFGVSHDAAEPMFYVFRQGGKKLVLITDTGYVSDRMKGTIRDADIYIFESNHDVQMLRMCRYPWNIKRRILSDIGHVSNEDAAIAMSEVIGDNTKQIYLAHLSLDNNMKDLARMSVSQTLEHKGIIVGEQVELCDTDPKNPTALTAV from the coding sequence ATGGGAATGCAGTTTAGTGTTCTTGCGAGCGGAAGTACGGGAAATGCAACATTTATTGAAACGGAAGAACACTCCTTTTTAGTCGATGCAGGCTTTAGCGGAAAAAAGATGGAATCTTTGTTTTCACAAATTGACCGGAAAATAAGTGATTTATCAGGAATTTTTGTTACTCATGAACATAGTGACCATATTAAAGGAGTTGGCGTACTCGCTCGGAAATATAAGTTGCCCATTTACGCGAATGAAAAAACTTGGCGGGCGATGGATCGGTTAATTGGGGACGTGCCAACAGAACAGAAATTTATCTTTAATATGGAATCTGTTAAGTCGTTTGGAGATTGTGATATTGAATCATTTGGAGTGTCACATGATGCAGCAGAGCCGATGTTTTATGTGTTCCGTCAGGGAGGAAAAAAATTAGTGCTGATTACCGATACAGGGTATGTAAGTGATCGGATGAAAGGGACGATTCGTGACGCAGATATTTACATATTTGAAAGCAACCATGATGTGCAAATGTTGCGGATGTGTCGATATCCATGGAATATTAAACGCAGAATTTTGAGTGATATTGGACATGTTTCCAATGAAGACGCAGCGATTGCGATGAGTGAGGTCATTGGAGATAATACGAAGCAAATTTATTTAGCTCATTTAAGTTTGGATAATAATATGAAAGATCTAGCAAGAATGAGTGTCTCCCAAACGCTAGAACATAAGGGAATTATCGTTGGTGAACAAGTTGAATTATGTGACACAGATCCCAAAAACCCCACCGCTTTAACAGCTGTTTAA
- a CDS encoding two-component system regulatory protein YycI — MEWGKTKTIFIIVFLILDIFLLTVFIKKHSASQFEIITETSIEDKLKVDNIDYNKTLQNEVGKAPLITAKTKTFTKKEIELLNRQKITLSNDQTILSAKLDKPYKLNKLKKDEIESFVKNFVLYGEHYQLWDYDKDLKKITLYQHFKGHLLFINISGQLTLKLSDDDEIIGYEQTLLEGMEENGKEEVLPAIQAVKTLYKNGMLKPNSEISEVDLGYYTLVQFTESQVLSPTWHFAVKYKGDVEHYFINAFDGSLNQKEKES, encoded by the coding sequence ATGGAATGGGGTAAAACGAAAACCATCTTTATTATCGTTTTTTTGATTTTGGATATTTTCCTGCTAACTGTTTTTATTAAGAAACATAGTGCAAGTCAATTTGAAATTATTACGGAAACATCCATTGAAGATAAACTGAAAGTGGATAATATTGACTACAACAAGACATTGCAAAATGAAGTGGGGAAAGCCCCATTAATTACGGCAAAAACCAAAACATTTACGAAGAAGGAAATAGAACTCTTAAATAGGCAGAAGATCACATTATCCAATGATCAAACGATTTTGTCAGCAAAGTTAGACAAGCCCTATAAATTAAACAAACTAAAAAAAGACGAGATTGAATCTTTTGTGAAAAATTTTGTTTTATATGGGGAGCATTATCAACTTTGGGACTACGATAAAGATTTAAAGAAAATTACTTTATACCAACATTTCAAGGGACATCTTCTTTTCATAAATATAAGTGGACAGCTAACGTTGAAATTATCGGACGATGACGAAATTATTGGGTATGAACAAACCCTCCTAGAAGGCATGGAGGAAAACGGGAAAGAGGAAGTTCTTCCAGCCATTCAAGCAGTGAAAACATTGTATAAGAATGGCATGTTGAAGCCTAATAGTGAAATTTCCGAAGTGGATTTAGGGTATTATACATTAGTTCAATTCACGGAATCACAAGTGTTATCACCTACATGGCATTTTGCGGTGAAATACAAGGGGGACGTGGAGCATTATTTTATTAATGCATTTGATGGTTCTCTTAATCAAAAGGAAAAAGAGTCTTAA
- the rlmH gene encoding 23S rRNA (pseudouridine(1915)-N(3))-methyltransferase RlmH, whose product MNISIVTVGKLKEKYLKQGIDEYLKRLSAYAKINIIELPDEKAPENLSAVEMTQIKQKEGARILAKISDDTHVIALAIQGKMKTSEELASTLDQLATYGKSKLAFVIGGSLGLSEEVMKRANESLSFSKMTFPHQLMRLILVEQVYRAFRIVRGEPYHK is encoded by the coding sequence GTGAATATCTCAATCGTAACCGTTGGAAAATTAAAAGAAAAATATTTAAAACAAGGAATCGACGAATATTTAAAAAGATTATCAGCCTATGCCAAAATCAATATCATCGAACTTCCAGATGAAAAAGCCCCAGAAAACCTAAGCGCAGTCGAAATGACCCAAATTAAACAAAAAGAAGGAGCACGCATCCTAGCCAAAATTAGCGACGACACCCACGTCATCGCCCTTGCCATCCAAGGAAAAATGAAAACATCCGAAGAACTAGCAAGCACCCTCGACCAATTGGCCACCTACGGAAAAAGCAAACTCGCCTTTGTGATAGGCGGATCCCTAGGACTAAGCGAAGAAGTCATGAAGCGAGCAAACGAAAGCCTCTCTTTTTCCAAGATGACCTTTCCACACCAGCTGATGAGGCTGATTTTAGTGGAACAAGTGTATCGAGCGTTTCGGATTGTGAGGGGGGAACCGTATCACAAATAG
- the yycF gene encoding response regulator YycF — translation MDKKILVIDDEKPIADILQFNLKKEGYEVQCAYDGDEALQVVEEFQPDMVLLDIMLPKRDGMEVCREIRKKYEMPIIMLTAKDSEIDKVLGLELGADDYVTKPFSTRELIARVKANLRRHQHNASQTAEEDETNEITVGSLTIHPDAYIVSKRGEMIELTHREFELLHYLAKHIGQVMTREHLLQTVWGYDYFGDVRTVDVTVRRLREKIEDNPSHPVWIVTRRGVGYYLRNPEQE, via the coding sequence ATGGATAAGAAAATTCTTGTGATAGATGATGAAAAGCCGATTGCGGATATTCTTCAATTTAATTTGAAGAAAGAGGGATATGAAGTTCAATGTGCATATGACGGAGATGAGGCATTGCAAGTAGTGGAGGAATTTCAACCAGATATGGTGTTATTAGATATTATGCTTCCAAAGCGGGATGGGATGGAAGTGTGCCGTGAAATCCGAAAAAAATATGAAATGCCTATTATCATGTTAACAGCTAAAGACTCGGAGATTGACAAAGTACTTGGGTTAGAGCTGGGAGCGGATGATTATGTGACAAAACCTTTTAGTACAAGAGAATTAATTGCAAGGGTAAAAGCAAATCTGCGCCGCCATCAACATAATGCCTCCCAAACTGCAGAAGAGGATGAGACGAATGAAATTACAGTTGGTTCTTTAACCATTCATCCAGATGCTTATATTGTTTCAAAACGAGGGGAAATGATTGAATTAACCCATCGGGAGTTTGAGTTATTACATTATTTAGCCAAGCATATTGGACAAGTCATGACAAGGGAACACTTGTTGCAAACAGTTTGGGGCTATGATTATTTTGGAGACGTTCGAACAGTCGACGTAACTGTCCGAAGACTGCGCGAGAAAATTGAAGATAACCCTAGTCATCCGGTATGGATCGTGACTAGAAGAGGTGTTGGCTACTATCTACGTAATCCTGAACAGGAGTAA
- a CDS encoding CxxH/CxxC protein: MIYCCEEHVELAIDIVVDEHEVAPIIEKVEEGGNLSTTCEYCRNRAVYLVGN, from the coding sequence ATGATTTATTGCTGTGAAGAACATGTGGAATTAGCTATAGATATTGTTGTGGATGAGCATGAAGTGGCCCCAATAATCGAAAAGGTCGAAGAAGGCGGAAATTTATCCACAACCTGTGAATATTGTCGAAATAGAGCCGTATATCTTGTGGGGAACTAA
- a CDS encoding putative hydro-lyase, with product MKPFEDMHPSEIRKQIREQKITGTTAGMAKGYTQANLVILKKQDAFDFLLFCQRNPKPCPLLDVTEPGNYHPVKLAKHGDIRTDLPKYRIYRDGVLIKETTQIIDEWEDDMVGFLIGCSFTFEGSLIENGIPIRHIDENSNVPMYKTNILCEKAGLFEGPLVVSMRPMTYKNAIRSIQITSRFPSVHGAPIHIGDPSEIGIVDLNSPDFGDAVPMKEDEIPVFWACGVTPQAVALQSKPTIMITHAPGHMFISDVRDENYSIL from the coding sequence ATGAAACCGTTTGAAGACATGCATCCGAGTGAAATAAGAAAACAAATACGTGAACAGAAGATTACAGGTACAACTGCCGGGATGGCAAAAGGGTATACACAAGCGAATTTAGTTATTTTGAAAAAGCAAGATGCTTTCGACTTTTTACTATTTTGTCAACGAAACCCAAAACCTTGTCCATTGCTAGATGTAACAGAACCAGGGAATTATCATCCTGTTAAACTAGCGAAGCATGGGGATATTCGTACAGATTTGCCAAAATACAGAATTTACCGAGATGGGGTTCTTATCAAAGAGACGACCCAGATCATCGATGAGTGGGAGGATGATATGGTTGGATTTTTGATTGGGTGCAGCTTTACGTTTGAAGGTTCATTAATCGAAAATGGCATTCCAATTCGACATATAGATGAAAATAGCAATGTCCCAATGTACAAAACGAATATTCTTTGTGAAAAAGCTGGTTTATTTGAAGGGCCACTTGTAGTGAGTATGCGTCCAATGACATATAAGAATGCAATTAGATCGATACAAATTACGAGCCGTTTTCCTTCTGTGCACGGGGCACCGATTCATATTGGTGACCCGAGTGAAATTGGGATAGTAGATTTAAATTCCCCTGATTTTGGTGATGCAGTACCGATGAAAGAAGATGAAATTCCGGTTTTTTGGGCTTGTGGAGTTACGCCACAAGCCGTCGCCTTACAAAGTAAACCAACAATTATGATTACTCATGCTCCGGGCCATATGTTTATTAGCGATGTGAGAGATGAGAATTATAGCATTTTATAA
- a CDS encoding LamB/YcsF family protein, giving the protein MYKVDLNCDLGESFGRYRLGEMKQILKYVTSANIACGFHAGDPSVMKETVKLALDHHVKIGAHPGLPDLNGFGRREMNITPNEAYDMVIYQIGALQGFLSVHNATMQHVKPHGALYNMAARDPKLAKAIAQAVYDVSPSIILFGLSGSELTKAGEKIGLQTAHEVFADRTYQADGRLTSRSQQDALITDKEKSVLQVVKMVKEGKVISQQQTEVPLKADTVCLHGDGEQALSFAQYIRGTLEKNRVTVSAFQA; this is encoded by the coding sequence TTGTATAAAGTCGATTTGAATTGTGATTTAGGAGAAAGCTTTGGGAGATATCGACTTGGGGAAATGAAACAAATACTGAAGTATGTGACATCGGCTAATATTGCCTGTGGATTTCATGCAGGGGATCCTAGTGTCATGAAAGAGACAGTAAAACTTGCACTAGACCATCATGTAAAGATTGGTGCTCACCCGGGGCTCCCTGATTTGAATGGATTTGGAAGAAGAGAAATGAACATTACCCCTAATGAGGCCTATGATATGGTGATTTATCAAATAGGGGCACTTCAAGGTTTTTTATCTGTCCACAATGCAACAATGCAACATGTCAAACCACATGGTGCTCTTTATAATATGGCAGCAAGAGATCCTAAACTAGCAAAGGCGATTGCCCAAGCGGTATATGATGTTTCCCCATCGATCATATTATTCGGTTTGTCTGGAAGTGAATTAACAAAGGCGGGAGAGAAGATTGGACTCCAAACCGCTCATGAAGTATTTGCTGACCGTACGTATCAAGCGGATGGCCGTTTAACGTCCCGCTCACAGCAAGATGCCTTAATAACAGATAAGGAGAAGTCAGTCTTACAAGTAGTGAAAATGGTCAAAGAGGGAAAAGTGATTTCTCAACAGCAGACAGAAGTTCCGCTGAAAGCTGATACAGTTTGTCTTCATGGGGACGGAGAACAAGCACTTTCCTTTGCCCAGTATATTCGAGGGACTCTGGAAAAAAATAGGGTTACAGTTTCTGCATTTCAAGCTTAG
- a CDS encoding S1C family serine protease has product MGYYDGDDNRNRSQKGSKGGYVLASLVGVILGAILVIVVLPKIFGYNLLPYDANPDYNLEETDKDKHQQVKHVKLDVTTDVTDAVEKAKDTVVGISNMQSASFWGDEGQKEAGTGSGVIYKKEGDKAYIVTNFHVIEGAEQLEVTLSDGTKIPAKIRGGDIWTDLAVLEVDGKKINKIAQFGNSDSLKPGEPVIAIGNPLGLAFSGSVTNGIISGLERTIPVDINRDGVEDWQAEVIQTDAAINPGNSGGALVNIAGQVVGINSMKIAQQAVEGIGLSIPINFARPIIEDLEKYGEVKRPAMGVTLRNVNEISAYHQQETLKLPSNVKEGVMVEQVVPNSPAAQAGLKELDVIVGLDDHKVQDIISLRKYLYTKKDVGDSIQVKFYRGGKLKEATVKLTSEKTL; this is encoded by the coding sequence GTGGGCTATTACGACGGAGATGATAACAGAAATCGAAGCCAAAAGGGAAGTAAAGGTGGGTATGTATTAGCGAGTCTAGTCGGAGTGATTTTGGGTGCGATCCTTGTCATCGTTGTGTTACCGAAAATATTTGGTTATAATCTTTTACCCTATGATGCAAACCCTGATTATAATTTAGAGGAAACGGACAAAGATAAACATCAACAAGTAAAACACGTTAAGCTTGATGTAACAACCGATGTAACAGATGCGGTAGAAAAAGCAAAAGATACCGTAGTCGGAATCTCTAATATGCAATCAGCTAGTTTTTGGGGGGATGAAGGACAGAAAGAAGCAGGTACTGGTTCTGGAGTCATTTACAAAAAAGAGGGAGATAAAGCGTACATAGTGACAAACTTTCATGTCATAGAGGGAGCGGAACAACTGGAAGTTACTTTATCCGATGGAACCAAAATCCCTGCGAAAATTCGCGGTGGAGATATTTGGACCGATTTGGCTGTTCTTGAGGTAGACGGTAAAAAGATTAATAAAATAGCGCAATTTGGCAATTCTGATTCATTAAAGCCTGGAGAACCTGTTATTGCGATTGGAAATCCATTGGGACTAGCCTTTTCTGGGTCAGTAACAAATGGAATTATATCTGGTTTGGAACGGACGATTCCGGTTGATATTAACCGAGATGGAGTGGAAGATTGGCAAGCAGAAGTTATCCAAACAGATGCAGCCATCAATCCTGGTAATAGTGGTGGAGCACTTGTAAATATTGCTGGTCAAGTGGTTGGAATCAATTCAATGAAAATCGCCCAACAAGCTGTCGAGGGGATTGGATTATCTATTCCAATTAATTTTGCCAGACCGATCATTGAGGATTTAGAAAAGTATGGGGAAGTAAAGCGACCTGCTATGGGAGTCACTTTACGAAATGTGAACGAGATCTCAGCCTATCATCAACAAGAAACATTGAAACTTCCTTCTAATGTGAAAGAAGGTGTTATGGTAGAGCAAGTTGTTCCTAATTCACCTGCAGCTCAAGCGGGATTAAAGGAATTAGATGTGATCGTCGGTCTTGATGATCATAAGGTCCAGGATATCATTTCATTACGAAAATATTTATATACGAAGAAAGATGTTGGGGACAGCATTCAAGTGAAGTTTTATCGTGGTGGCAAGCTGAAAGAAGCAACGGTCAAACTAACATCTGAAAAAACGTTATAA
- a CDS encoding YycH family regulatory protein, with the protein MKYEKIKSMLLTILVIISISLTWNIWTYQPNYETIDNGYVYDAPISESRDISSLIKPYKVIFHLNDAHYGTVKERDIDGILSEINKWGFYNFRNITNTLSERDFHRLMTERSQVEIIFPTPIPLQTYKGVLNFEDRNLPKAHFDRIAINSVGINENKTVVYFISLKDRTVFESNVSSSTLANFKNRFMNKAHTYSKYMDYKVHDHYTIYLPEKAQTLTRNKSIPNSLDPEKFKDALFNNPYYVKRAVKANGEEYTDSYSLMRVNYTNNMIFYVNPAQEIEAEKQTPSNELIEKSIKFVNEHAGWSDKYRLFDVNPGDPIVSYRLFIEGYPVFNEEGMAEILQFWGKEQIYKYVRPYFILDTFLPTEDTEMELPPGSEVIKMVENQKGFNPSMLEDITIGYKLMHDPQTPKILVLEPAWFYKYNEKWLPVVTNEEMGGNQNGMG; encoded by the coding sequence ATGAAATATGAAAAAATCAAATCAATGCTCCTCACCATTTTAGTCATCATTAGTATTTCACTTACATGGAATATTTGGACGTATCAGCCTAATTATGAGACGATTGATAATGGGTATGTCTATGATGCCCCCATTAGTGAAAGTCGTGATATCTCCAGTTTAATAAAGCCCTATAAAGTGATTTTTCACTTAAATGATGCTCATTATGGAACGGTAAAAGAGCGAGATATCGATGGAATCCTTAGCGAAATCAACAAATGGGGATTTTATAACTTCCGAAATATTACGAATACTTTATCTGAACGGGATTTCCATCGATTGATGACTGAAAGGAGCCAAGTGGAAATCATCTTTCCTACCCCCATTCCGTTACAAACGTATAAAGGGGTATTGAATTTTGAGGATAGAAACCTTCCAAAGGCTCATTTTGATCGAATTGCGATTAATTCTGTTGGGATCAATGAAAACAAAACCGTTGTTTATTTTATTTCCTTAAAAGATCGAACGGTTTTTGAAAGTAATGTGAGTTCTTCAACTTTGGCTAATTTTAAAAATAGGTTCATGAACAAGGCCCATACGTATTCGAAATACATGGATTATAAGGTGCACGATCATTATACGATTTATTTACCTGAAAAAGCACAAACATTAACTAGAAATAAATCGATCCCAAATAGTTTGGACCCTGAAAAATTTAAAGATGCGCTTTTTAATAACCCTTATTATGTAAAAAGGGCGGTCAAAGCGAATGGAGAAGAATATACAGATAGTTATAGTTTGATGCGTGTTAATTATACGAATAATATGATTTTCTATGTGAATCCTGCCCAGGAGATAGAAGCAGAAAAGCAAACTCCTTCAAATGAATTAATTGAGAAAAGTATAAAGTTTGTGAATGAACATGCAGGTTGGTCAGATAAATATCGCCTATTTGATGTGAATCCAGGTGATCCCATTGTTAGCTACCGGTTGTTTATTGAAGGTTATCCAGTTTTTAATGAGGAAGGCATGGCGGAGATTTTACAATTTTGGGGGAAAGAACAGATTTATAAATATGTACGCCCATATTTTATATTGGATACATTTTTGCCAACAGAAGACACGGAAATGGAGTTACCTCCAGGAAGTGAAGTCATTAAGATGGTGGAGAATCAGAAGGGATTTAATCCTAGTATGTTAGAGGACATTACCATAGGTTATAAGCTGATGCATGATCCACAAACTCCAAAAATTCTTGTATTGGAACCAGCTTGGTTTTATAAATACAATGAGAAATGGTTGCCGGTTGTAACGAATGAGGAGATGGGAGGTAACCAAAATGGAATGGGGTAA
- the walK gene encoding cell wall metabolism sensor histidine kinase WalK produces the protein MRRFKFLRSIQFKFVLIYVLLILFALQTIGVYFVQELEQKLVTNFKTALKERVNLLEYNLREEMVKERDEESPTLEQDIRSILGDFAAPDISEVRVIDGRYRIIGTSDENRQDIVGQRMTEIAIKRTIAVGEEEDKIFIDKKTHHRIWVYTSPIVYNKEVIGVIYVAAKVENVFGQMSEINEIFISATIIALGVTAVLGFLVARTITRPISDMKKQAVAMGKGNFSRKVKVYGQDEIGQLAISFNHLTKQLQEAQATTEGERRKLSSVLSYMTDGVIATDRKGRIILINEPAAKLLNVSRETLISQPILPVLGLEEHYSFEDLLNEQDSVILDYSTQEGPYILRANFSILQKETGFVNGLITVLHDITEQEKIEMERREFVANVSHELRTPLTTMRSYLEALADGAWKDEEIAPHFLNVTQNETERMIRLVNDLLQLSKMDSKDYQFQKTKVDFVKFFSGIIERFEMTKEQNVTFKRNLPQKPIYVKIDQDKLTQVLDNIISNALKYSPEGGKVTFSVEKRQQFIEISVKDQGMGIPKKNVDRIFERFYRVDKARTRKMGGTGLGLAIAKEMITAHGGQIWATSMEGKGTTIYFTLPYEPSEGEGR, from the coding sequence ATGAGAAGATTCAAATTTTTGCGGTCCATTCAATTTAAATTTGTCTTAATATACGTTCTTCTTATATTGTTTGCCTTGCAGACGATTGGCGTATATTTTGTACAAGAACTTGAGCAGAAATTGGTGACAAATTTTAAAACGGCATTAAAAGAACGGGTGAATTTACTCGAATATAATTTGCGTGAAGAAATGGTGAAGGAACGCGATGAAGAATCGCCTACTTTGGAACAGGATATTCGAAGCATTTTAGGCGATTTCGCCGCCCCAGATATTTCTGAGGTTCGTGTGATTGATGGTCGCTATCGAATTATTGGGACGTCTGATGAAAACCGACAAGATATAGTAGGTCAACGGATGACAGAAATTGCGATCAAACGAACGATTGCGGTCGGGGAAGAAGAAGATAAAATATTTATTGATAAAAAGACCCATCATCGAATTTGGGTATATACCTCCCCAATCGTGTACAACAAAGAAGTCATCGGTGTCATTTATGTTGCTGCAAAGGTAGAAAATGTGTTCGGACAAATGAGTGAAATTAATGAAATCTTTATTTCTGCAACGATCATTGCACTTGGGGTAACGGCTGTATTAGGATTTCTAGTTGCTCGTACGATCACAAGACCGATAAGTGACATGAAAAAGCAAGCAGTTGCTATGGGGAAAGGAAATTTCTCTCGAAAAGTTAAGGTGTATGGACAGGATGAAATTGGACAACTCGCTATTTCCTTTAACCATTTGACGAAACAACTACAAGAAGCTCAAGCAACAACAGAAGGAGAACGACGTAAACTTTCCTCTGTTTTATCCTATATGACGGATGGAGTCATTGCGACCGATCGAAAAGGAAGAATTATTTTAATCAATGAACCAGCCGCTAAGCTCTTAAATGTTTCACGTGAAACGCTTATTTCCCAACCAATTTTGCCCGTACTTGGGTTAGAAGAGCATTATAGCTTTGAGGATTTGTTGAATGAACAGGACTCTGTCATTTTGGATTATAGTACGCAAGAAGGCCCTTATATCCTCCGGGCAAATTTTTCGATTCTTCAAAAGGAAACAGGGTTTGTGAATGGACTGATCACAGTGCTTCATGATATTACTGAACAGGAAAAAATCGAAATGGAGCGGCGGGAATTTGTGGCCAATGTTTCTCATGAATTAAGAACTCCATTAACAACGATGCGAAGTTATTTAGAGGCATTAGCAGATGGAGCTTGGAAAGATGAAGAAATCGCTCCCCATTTTCTAAATGTAACGCAAAATGAGACCGAACGAATGATCCGACTTGTGAATGATTTATTACAGTTATCCAAAATGGACAGCAAGGATTATCAATTTCAGAAAACAAAAGTGGATTTCGTGAAGTTTTTCAGTGGAATTATTGAGCGTTTTGAAATGACAAAAGAACAAAATGTAACATTTAAACGAAACCTCCCTCAAAAACCGATTTATGTAAAGATCGATCAGGATAAATTAACACAGGTTCTCGATAATATTATTTCGAATGCGTTAAAATATTCTCCTGAGGGTGGAAAAGTGACCTTTAGTGTAGAGAAGCGCCAACAATTCATTGAAATTAGCGTGAAAGACCAAGGAATGGGAATACCGAAGAAAAATGTAGACCGGATTTTTGAACGATTTTATCGTGTCGATAAAGCCCGCACTCGTAAAATGGGGGGAACGGGCTTAGGTCTTGCCATTGCAAAAGAAATGATTACAGCTCATGGAGGCCAAATTTGGGCAACAAGTATGGAAGGGAAAGGAACAACCATCTATTTTACACTTCCATATGAGCCTTCTGAAGGGGAGGGACGATGA
- a CDS encoding NRAMP family divalent metal transporter, producing MKKQETAKKSIRNNRGVLLGAAFLMATSAIGPGFLTQTTVFTQELAASFAFVILIALLLDIFAQMNVWRIIAVSGKRGQEIANMVLPGLGIFLAVLIVFGGLAFNIGNVAGAGLGLNAMLGIDPVWGAVISAAFAIFIFVVKEAGKAMDRIAQIAGFVMIILMVFVAFTTSPPVGEAVINAIKPEKISILAIVTLVGGTVGGYITFAGGHRLLDAGIKGVESLPEVTKSSVSGIVIATIMRLALFLAVLGVVSQGLQIDPSNPPASVFQLAAGNIGYKIFGVIMWAAAITSVVGAAYTSVSFIRTFHPKLEQYHNWIIILFIFISTFIFAIIGRPVKVLILAGALNGLILPVALGTLLIAAYKKQIVGTYKHPLWLTISGGLVVVIMGYLGIMTLFEQIPLLFK from the coding sequence ATGAAAAAACAAGAAACTGCAAAGAAAAGTATTAGGAATAATCGGGGCGTTCTATTAGGGGCAGCCTTTTTGATGGCCACCTCTGCTATTGGACCAGGTTTTTTAACGCAAACGACTGTATTCACTCAAGAATTAGCAGCTAGTTTTGCCTTTGTTATTTTAATCGCTTTGCTTTTAGATATTTTTGCTCAAATGAATGTATGGAGAATTATTGCCGTATCAGGTAAGCGAGGGCAAGAGATTGCTAATATGGTGTTACCTGGCTTAGGGATATTTTTAGCTGTTCTGATTGTATTTGGTGGACTCGCCTTTAATATTGGAAATGTCGCGGGTGCAGGCTTAGGGCTCAATGCCATGCTTGGGATCGATCCTGTTTGGGGAGCTGTGATTAGTGCTGCCTTTGCCATTTTTATTTTTGTTGTAAAAGAAGCTGGAAAGGCAATGGACAGAATTGCCCAAATTGCTGGGTTTGTCATGATTATCTTAATGGTGTTTGTCGCCTTTACAACCTCTCCTCCTGTTGGGGAAGCTGTGATCAACGCTATTAAACCAGAAAAAATTAGTATCCTTGCAATAGTAACACTTGTTGGGGGGACAGTGGGTGGCTATATTACATTTGCAGGAGGACACCGCCTTTTAGATGCAGGAATTAAAGGAGTTGAATCCTTACCAGAAGTGACGAAAAGTTCCGTTTCAGGAATTGTAATTGCCACAATTATGCGTCTTGCACTGTTTTTAGCTGTTTTAGGGGTTGTATCCCAAGGTCTACAAATTGATCCTTCTAATCCTCCAGCATCTGTATTCCAATTAGCTGCTGGAAATATTGGGTATAAAATTTTTGGAGTAATTATGTGGGCAGCTGCCATCACATCTGTCGTAGGAGCCGCCTATACCTCTGTCTCCTTTATTCGTACTTTCCACCCTAAATTAGAACAATATCATAATTGGATCATCATTCTGTTTATCTTTATCTCTACATTTATTTTTGCCATTATTGGACGACCTGTTAAAGTGCTGATACTTGCAGGAGCATTAAATGGGTTAATTTTACCAGTCGCATTAGGAACGTTATTAATTGCTGCCTATAAGAAGCAGATTGTCGGAACATATAAGCACCCATTATGGCTTACTATTTCAGGTGGTCTTGTCGTCGTAATCATGGGATATTTGGGAATCATGACTTTATTTGAACAAATTCCTTTATTATTTAAATAG